CCATCAAAATGGACTCACCTTTCTTCTTCTTGTTGGAGATTCGCCACAAATTCCGTCAAAGCAGCTCCCTCTGATCACCACCACAGGAACTGGTTATTCAGACTCCTACTACGGAATGATTGATGGCGATGATGCCTACCCAGAAGTTATTGTAGGACGATTTTCAGCCGAAAATGCTACGCAGGTTACTACCATGGTAAACAGAAGCATCAGCTATGAAAAGAGCCTAAAGGAAGACGCAACCTGGCTGAGCAGTGGAGTTGGCATTGCCTCTGCGGAGGGAGGCACCGATGGCGACAATGGTGAGTCCGATGCCCAGCACATGGAAAATATTCGAACAAAGCTCATGGCCTTTGGCTATTCACCGGTTACCCAAGTTTACGATCCTAATGCCAGCAAGGGCACCCTCATTTCCAGAATTAACGAAGGAACTGGGATTATTAACTACGTGGGCCATGGAGCAGATACTTACTGGGTTACCACCGGTTTCGGATCGAGCGATATGAGCTCGTTAACCAACACCGATCGCTGGCCATTTATTTTCGACGTTGCGTGTGTTAATGGAAATTTTGTTGGGCAAACCTGTTTTGCGGAGGCATTTACCAGAGCCTCCACGGCCAACGGCCCAACCGGAACTGTAGATATTATAGGTTCCACCATCAACCAATCGTGGGCTCCACCCATGGACGGTCAAGATGAGATGGTTAATATTCTTACCGAAAGCTACTCCGACAACATTCGCCGAACCTACGGGGGAATCGTGGTAAATGGTTGCATGGCTATGAACGATAAGTATGGATCGGATGGCGATGAAATCACTGATTTCTGGGCCATATTTGGAGATCCAAGCCTACTTGTACGCACCAAGGCACCATCAAAACCATACGTTTCCCATCAAGCGGTTATGATTGTTGGCCAGCAATCGATGGATATTACCACCGATGCCAACAATGCCACCGTTTCGCTGTGGCAAGCAGGGAGTTCTCTTGCAACCACTACAACCGCTAATGAAACTGCCACCCTAACATTTAACCCGCTAGTAACTACTGAACCAGTAATACTAACCCTTACTGGATATAACCTTGTGACTACCATTGACACTTTGCCAGTTACCGTAGGCAATGAACCATATATTACAATAAAGTCCATCACCCCAGTTGCCAACATGGCTTTGGGTGCCGAAAGAAGGTTGAATCTGTCGCTGAAAAATATTTCCACAAACGCTGAGCCCATCACCAATGCTACTATAAAACTACGCTCCACCGACAGCAGAATTACGCTGGTTGATTCTACCGAAACTGTTGCAAGCATAGGTCTCGATCAGGTTGATCTCTCCTCGGCATTTTCCGTTCTAGTAAATGCCAACCTGCCTGACCTATCTCAAATAAAATTTTCAGTTGTAATTGAGGGAACCTTCGACGGAGGAGTATATTATACCATTGCACCCTTTACCATGCAGGTAACAACACCCTTCATTAAGACCACAAATCTTACTGTCGACGATTCCTATGGTAATAAGAATGGGAATCTCGACCCGGGTGAATTTGGAATTGGTAGCATCACCATAAAAAATACGGGCCATTCCGTTGCACAATCACCCTCAGTATTATTCTCCTCCTCCGATAGCACCCAGCTTATCATCCTTTCACCTGCAATACCGATTGGTAACATGAACGTTGGCGATGAGCAGACAATTCCAGTAAAGCTGAGTTCACCCGCATCGGCAACAGAAGGTGCAAAACTTCAACTTTATACCAACGCAACCTGCTCCAATCAACAGAGTTCAAGAGATACGACAAACCTGCTTTTGGGGGCCCAGAGCTACCTCACCATGAAGAATGGAATTTACCAGGTTTGCAACACAAAACTTTTCGATTCAGGTGGTCCAAGCAATAATTACAGTGCATTGGAGAACTACACCATGACCTTGACAACCGGTGACCCGTCCACTCGTTTGAAGCTAAATTTCTTGAGCTTTGTAACCTCCGCTTCTGATGTGATGACCATATACGATGGGCCATCCAATAGCTATCCGGTTTTAGGAACCTATTCCGGAACAGTCGGAGCATTTGAGGTAACATCGAGCAGTTCATTTTTAACCATTTCATTTATGAGTGGCAACACCGGAATGGCTGGATGGGATGCTAACATTCAATGTTTTGCACCAACTTCCTTGCCAACATGTCCATCAATTGTTTCTCCGTTGATTGGTGCCACAAATCAGCGGGAACCTGTGCTGCAGTGGAGTGGCAAAAACTCCGATTACTATAAAATTTATTGGGGCACGAGCAATACTCCTGCACTATATGATACCACATCGAGCACAAGCATGCAGGTTCGCCTAATGCCTAATACCAGCTACTACTGGAAAGCTGTTGGAGTAAATCAGGCAGGCGAGAGCATTGGATGCCCAGTATGGAACTACACAACCGGATCAAAATCCGATAGCCTCATAATGAAAAATGGCATGGCCTATTCCTGCAATGCTGTCTTTTACGACGAGGGCGGCCCAAATAATGATTACAATAACAATACCCTTGATACCTATACCATTTATCCTTCACAGCCAGGAGCAATGGTTAAGGCAACATTCTCCAATTTTGCCGTTGAAGATGGTTACGACACCCTTTATGTATGGAACGGGGCTAGCAGTGACTCTCCTCTAATAGGGGCTTTTAGCACAATAGGCTCCTTGCCTCTTGCCCTTCAGAATATGGTAGCAAATAACAGTAGTGGTGCCTTAACCTTCCGTCTATCCTCCGATTATTATGTTACAGAGGCAGGATGGAAAGCAACCATTGGATGCAACTTGCCAAGCACCACGGCCATTGCAACCCTTCATATTACAGATGGTACTAATCCTATTCCAAATGCATCGGTAACAGTTGGAGCATTAAAATACAGTACTGACGGTAATGGTAATCTGAGTGTTACCCTACCATACGGTATAAATACAATTGGTATAAATGCTGATGGATATAGGACCAATAATTTTGGTTGGAATATTTCCACTTCAATGGCAGATACCACAGTGGTGCTAAACGAGCTTTCAATTCTTAGCCTTACGGTAACCAATAGCGAAGATGCACATCCAGTTTATCCAGCACTGGTTACAGTTGATGGAGTTTCATATAATACAAATATTGGAGGGCTGGTAGATGCGCCAGTTTTAGGATTTCCTGCTGGATGGGCCGTTAGCTCCAATGGCTTCCAAAATGCCATGGGAACAACCAACTCTGCCACCTCAAGAGCCTCTGAATCGGTTGCACTAACTCCAATCAACCACGTTCAGATTAAGCTTCAGAATAGCGTAACAGACGAACCCATTTCAACCGGGACTGTTTTCCTTGGCCCAGAGCAGAGCCTATCCGGTCTAGATGGGATTGCCCATTTTATTGCAGCTTCAGGATCCTATGACGTGGAGGCCTCTGCACCGGGTTACCAAACGACTAACCTCAGCAGCAAGGATATCAATTCCAGCAATGCTAGTTCAATTTCAATATCAATGATGCCTAACCAGTACAACCTAACCATTATAGTCATAGACACGAATACCTCCGCTCCATTGGTTAATGCTGCTGTAGCCATCAATGGACAAACATACTATTCTGATGCCACAGGTACAATGGTTATTACCCTATATCCCGGGAACCATGCATTTACGGTATCGGCCGATAATTACGATGTTTATTCGGGAAGCGTAACCCTAGAAGGTGCTGATAAATCCATTACCGTGCTACTCAAGGGGGTTAGTGTGAACGGAAATAACACCTTCTCAATCTTTCCTAACCCAGCAACCGACGAATTTACAGTTGACACAGGAAAAGATGGCAAGATATTGGTAACTGTTTTCAACCTTGTGGGAGCAGCTGTAATAGAGGAAATGGTTGATAACGGAACCTCAATCAATATCTCCAGCCTACATAAAGGCGTTTACATTGTGAAAGTTACCTCAGAAGGCGAACAGCATGTATCGAAGCTGATAGTTAACTAAGGTTTATCAGATACAATAGCATTGAGGGCGTCTGCGAAATAATGCGGTCGCCCTATTTTTTTGATAACCCTTAAGGAAAATTGTAACTTCGGAAAGTATGATTGTCACTTTGGAAATACTTATGGAAGGTGTTGACAACTTGTAACTCGTCACTCTTCTGTCACACGTCACTTTCGTTGAACTTCCTTCACACTTTTCGATGAACGCCTAATTGCAAACTGCGGGTTAATTTCTGAGGAATTTCTCTCAAGACTACTCATACCTCAGGGCTTCAATTGGATCCAACCGAGAAGCCTTAACGGCAGGGAAGTACCCTGAAACAACACCTACAACAAAGCAAACCGCGATTCCAGTAATAATCCAAAACCAAGGAATAACAAATGAACTACCTATAATTACCGACATGATGTTGCCAACAATCACTCCCAAAATAATTCCAAGCACTCCACCCATCTGTCCAATAAAAATTGTTTCAAACAGGAACTGCTGCTTTATTGTTCTCGATTTGGCACCAATGGCCTTTCGCGTTCCAATTTCTCGTGTGCGCTCCGAAACCGAAACCAACATAATATTCATAAGCGCAATTGCCGCTCCAAGCAAGGTAATAATTCCAATGACAGTAGCAGCCATATTAATTACTGCTAAGTTACTAATGAGCATGTTGGCCAAGCTATCGCTCTTTTCAATGGTGAAATCGGTGGCATCGGAAAGGCTAAGGCCACGGATGATGCGGAAAAGCCCTTCTGCTTCAGAAGCGGCAACATCCAGTGCATTAATATCGGCAGGCCGAACGTTTATCTCAAAACTTTGCCATGGTGCACTAAAGTTAGTCCTCACATTATTCACTGTAAGGTAAACCGTTCTATCGTCTCCACCACCAAATCCTGTTCCCTTCGATTCTAAAACGCCAACAACTTTATATCTTGCTGAACCCACCGCAATGATTTTACCGATAGGATCTTCGTAAGGTTCAAACAATTTATTGGCGACCTCCTTGCCAATAATGGCAAGATAGCGACCAGCATCGGATTCTTGAACCGTAAAGTTTCTGCCCAACGCAAGCTCCTTCCCATAGGATGCAAGATAATTCTCATCTACTCCAACGACATCAATGTTGGGATTTGTCTTTTTAGTGTCATATCTTACAGTAGATGCCCCAGAGGCAAAAACCGAAATGGAAACGGTGGCAGGAAAGTTAAAGCGTTCCTTAAATGCTAAGGCATCTCTATAGGTTATATTGCTGAAGTTCTTAGCCCTGTGTCTTCTACCACCCGAATTAAAGCTACTGCGATTTTG
This region of Williamwhitmania sp. genomic DNA includes:
- a CDS encoding C25 family cysteine peptidase, giving the protein MKNLLPSAITAIIIAAILTISAATAYAQPNRAKAMLVKSTSTSVVATFKSPLPRSISVETPRGTSNVYFIDGAANILTKGMPALPKLTKSIIVPTNAHVELVITDSTYKDIPNVMVAPSKGNISRDQDPAKVPFIYGAAYSKNQFFPGNLAEVGQSYTLRKYNGVPIVVYPIQYNPVTKVLRVYTSITVEARFTSSNPILAMASQPQQSASDGFRDIYKTQFLNYTEAVSDRYTPLSDVGTMLVVCYHDFMSVMQPFVDWKNQRGLKTVLVDFSTIGTTADQLKTYVSNYYHQNGLTFLLLVGDSPQIPSKQLPLITTTGTGYSDSYYGMIDGDDAYPEVIVGRFSAENATQVTTMVNRSISYEKSLKEDATWLSSGVGIASAEGGTDGDNGESDAQHMENIRTKLMAFGYSPVTQVYDPNASKGTLISRINEGTGIINYVGHGADTYWVTTGFGSSDMSSLTNTDRWPFIFDVACVNGNFVGQTCFAEAFTRASTANGPTGTVDIIGSTINQSWAPPMDGQDEMVNILTESYSDNIRRTYGGIVVNGCMAMNDKYGSDGDEITDFWAIFGDPSLLVRTKAPSKPYVSHQAVMIVGQQSMDITTDANNATVSLWQAGSSLATTTTANETATLTFNPLVTTEPVILTLTGYNLVTTIDTLPVTVGNEPYITIKSITPVANMALGAERRLNLSLKNISTNAEPITNATIKLRSTDSRITLVDSTETVASIGLDQVDLSSAFSVLVNANLPDLSQIKFSVVIEGTFDGGVYYTIAPFTMQVTTPFIKTTNLTVDDSYGNKNGNLDPGEFGIGSITIKNTGHSVAQSPSVLFSSSDSTQLIILSPAIPIGNMNVGDEQTIPVKLSSPASATEGAKLQLYTNATCSNQQSSRDTTNLLLGAQSYLTMKNGIYQVCNTKLFDSGGPSNNYSALENYTMTLTTGDPSTRLKLNFLSFVTSASDVMTIYDGPSNSYPVLGTYSGTVGAFEVTSSSSFLTISFMSGNTGMAGWDANIQCFAPTSLPTCPSIVSPLIGATNQREPVLQWSGKNSDYYKIYWGTSNTPALYDTTSSTSMQVRLMPNTSYYWKAVGVNQAGESIGCPVWNYTTGSKSDSLIMKNGMAYSCNAVFYDEGGPNNDYNNNTLDTYTIYPSQPGAMVKATFSNFAVEDGYDTLYVWNGASSDSPLIGAFSTIGSLPLALQNMVANNSSGALTFRLSSDYYVTEAGWKATIGCNLPSTTAIATLHITDGTNPIPNASVTVGALKYSTDGNGNLSVTLPYGINTIGINADGYRTNNFGWNISTSMADTTVVLNELSILSLTVTNSEDAHPVYPALVTVDGVSYNTNIGGLVDAPVLGFPAGWAVSSNGFQNAMGTTNSATSRASESVALTPINHVQIKLQNSVTDEPISTGTVFLGPEQSLSGLDGIAHFIAASGSYDVEASAPGYQTTNLSSKDINSSNASSISISMMPNQYNLTIIVIDTNTSAPLVNAAVAINGQTYYSDATGTMVITLYPGNHAFTVSADNYDVYSGSVTLEGADKSITVLLKGVSVNGNNTFSIFPNPATDEFTVDTGKDGKILVTVFNLVGAAVIEEMVDNGTSINISSLHKGVYIVKVTSEGEQHVSKLIVN
- a CDS encoding ABC transporter permease, with the protein product MKVGALLKENFRISINSVKSNLLRTILTTLIIAFGIMALVGIRTAIESIKSSITSEFSSMGANTFTIQNRSSFNSGGRRHRAKNFSNITYRDALAFKERFNFPATVSISVFASGASTVRYDTKKTNPNIDVVGVDENYLASYGKELALGRNFTVQESDAGRYLAIIGKEVANKLFEPYEDPIGKIIAVGSARYKVVGVLESKGTGFGGGDDRTVYLTVNNVRTNFSAPWQSFEINVRPADINALDVAASEAEGLFRIIRGLSLSDATDFTIEKSDSLANMLISNLAVINMAATVIGIITLLGAAIALMNIMLVSVSERTREIGTRKAIGAKSRTIKQQFLFETIFIGQMGGVLGIILGVIVGNIMSVIIGSSFVIPWFWIITGIAVCFVVGVVSGYFPAVKASRLDPIEALRYE